In the genome of Buchnera aphidicola (Artemisaphis artemisicola), one region contains:
- the tsgA gene encoding MFS transporter TsgA: MKEINQIGLTLISFFSYAFTGALVVVTGMIMGNIANYFNLSIAQMSNTFTFLNGGILISIFLNSWLIEIISLKKQIIFGFILTIISIIGIVFFKNIFLFSVSMFILGLVSGITMSIGTFIITSLYSGAKRSSRLLLTDSFFSMSGMIFPIITATLLEKKILWYWIYICIGLVYLIIFLLTINLNFTQLKNKIKSINQKKERCNTNIVLLSIAALLYILGQLGFISWVPQYVTEYMHVNIQKTGSLVSSFWMSYMVGMWCFSFVIKFFNLHRILIFLTSISTIFMFCFIHSQNFLLQQCMIISLGFFSSAIYTIIITLASLQTKNPCPKLINLILLFGTIGTLLTFVVTSPIVEKKGLYASLISSNILYSIVFMLSILIYLNTKDKKIT, encoded by the coding sequence ATGAAAGAAATCAATCAAATAGGACTTACATTAATTAGCTTTTTTTCATATGCATTTACAGGTGCATTAGTAGTTGTTACTGGAATGATTATGGGGAATATTGCTAATTATTTTAACTTATCTATAGCTCAAATGAGTAATACATTTACCTTTTTAAATGGAGGAATATTAATATCTATTTTTTTAAATTCTTGGTTAATAGAAATTATATCATTAAAAAAACAGATTATATTTGGATTTATACTTACTATTATATCGATAATAGGTATAGTTTTTTTTAAAAATATATTTTTATTTTCAGTTAGCATGTTTATACTAGGATTAGTAAGTGGAATAACTATGTCTATTGGTACATTTATTATCACTAGTCTATATTCAGGTGCAAAAAGAAGCTCTCGTTTATTGTTAACTGATTCTTTTTTTAGTATGTCAGGAATGATATTTCCGATTATTACTGCTACTCTTTTAGAAAAAAAAATTCTTTGGTATTGGATTTATATATGTATAGGATTGGTATATTTAATAATTTTTCTTTTAACAATAAATTTAAATTTTACACAGTTAAAAAATAAAATCAAAAGTATTAATCAAAAAAAAGAAAGATGTAATACTAATATAGTATTACTATCAATTGCTGCATTATTATACATTTTAGGACAATTAGGATTTATTTCTTGGGTGCCACAATATGTTACTGAATATATGCATGTTAATATACAAAAAACTGGTAGTCTAGTAAGTAGTTTTTGGATGTCTTATATGGTTGGAATGTGGTGTTTTAGTTTTGTTATTAAATTTTTCAATTTACATCGTATCTTGATATTTCTTACAAGTATATCTACAATTTTTATGTTTTGTTTTATTCATAGCCAAAATTTTTTACTACAGCAGTGCATGATTATTAGTTTAGGTTTTTTTTCTAGTGCCATTTATACTATTATCATTACATTAGCATCGTTACAAACAAAAAATCCTTGTCCCAAGTTAATAAATTTAATTTTATTATTTGGTACAATAGGAACTTTGCTTACATTTGTTGTAACTAGTCCTATAGTAGAAAAAAAGGGTTTATATGCAAGTTTAATTAGTTCTAACATACTATATAGTATAGTATTTATGTTATCTATATTAATTTATTTAAATACAAAAGATAAAAAAATTACATAA
- the trpS gene encoding tryptophan--tRNA ligase: MIVSKPVLFSAVQPSGNLTIGNYIGTMRHWSILQNNYDCFYCIADLHSLTVQKKNIDLKKSILDTLSFYLACGVDPKKSIIFIQSHVYQHTQLNWVLNCFSQFSELLRMTQFKAKRNIKNNYIKKTSVGLFNYPILMASDILLYQTNFVPVGRDQKQHIELTRDIANYFNSIYGNIFELPEPLINQYGSKIMSLLEPNKKMSKSDNNQNNVIFLLDDMNSIILKIKNAVTDSQIPAKIYYNKEQKPGISNLLEILSTVTNKEISVLSKELDGMLYSEFKNIVSDCLCKFLFKLQQSYYCYRNDESYLNKIILEGATQAQLKSQKVLSEVYYKLGLVPFF, encoded by the coding sequence ATGATTGTTTCTAAACCAGTCTTATTCAGTGCTGTACAACCTTCTGGAAATTTAACTATTGGTAATTATATAGGTACAATGCGTCATTGGTCTATATTACAAAATAATTATGACTGTTTCTATTGCATTGCTGATCTACATTCATTGACTGTTCAAAAAAAAAATATTGACTTAAAGAAGTCTATATTAGATACATTATCTTTTTATTTAGCATGTGGAGTAGATCCCAAAAAAAGTATTATTTTTATTCAATCTCATGTTTATCAGCATACTCAATTAAATTGGGTTTTAAATTGTTTTAGTCAATTTTCAGAGTTGCTGCGTATGACACAATTTAAAGCAAAAAGAAATATCAAAAATAATTATATTAAAAAAACAAGTGTAGGTTTGTTTAATTATCCTATTTTAATGGCATCAGATATTTTATTGTATCAAACTAATTTTGTTCCAGTAGGAAGAGATCAAAAACAACATATTGAGCTCACACGAGATATAGCTAATTACTTTAATTCTATATATGGAAATATTTTTGAATTACCTGAACCGTTGATTAATCAATATGGTTCGAAGATTATGTCTTTATTAGAACCTAACAAAAAGATGTCAAAATCTGATAATAATCAAAATAATGTTATTTTTTTATTAGATGATATGAATTCTATTATTTTAAAAATAAAAAATGCTGTAACTGATTCACAAATACCTGCTAAAATATATTATAATAAAGAACAAAAACCAGGTATTTCAAATTTATTAGAAATTTTATCTACTGTGACTAATAAAGAAATTAGTGTTTTATCAAAAGAATTAGATGGTATGTTATATTCAGAATTTAAAAATATTGTATCAGATTGTTTATGTAAATTTTTGTTTAAATTACAACAATCTTATTATTGTTATCGTAATGATGAATCTTACTTAAACAAAATAATATTAGAAGGAGCAACACAAGCTCAATTAAAATCTCAAAAAGTTTTAAGTGAAGTATATTATAAGTTGGGATTAGTTCCATTTTTTTAA
- the rpe gene encoding ribulose-phosphate 3-epimerase has product MKNFFLAPSILSADFARLGEETQKVIDAGSDLIHFDVMDNHYVPNLTMGPMILESLRNYNINVPIDVHLMINPVDNLIPQFAKAGATFITFHPEATLHIERTISLIKEYGCKVGLALNPATSLNFLDYILEKLDLILLMSVNPGFGNQSFLPSTFKKLNQVRKILDAHCSDILLEVDGGVKLENIAEIAFSGANVFVIGSGIFKHPNYDLIIKKIRQELQHAHTRSIH; this is encoded by the coding sequence ATGAAAAATTTTTTTTTAGCTCCATCAATTTTATCGGCTGATTTTGCACGTTTAGGAGAAGAAACTCAAAAAGTTATAGATGCAGGAAGTGATTTAATACATTTTGATGTTATGGATAATCATTACGTACCTAATTTAACTATGGGACCTATGATTTTAGAATCACTTCGTAATTATAATATTAATGTTCCTATTGATGTTCATTTGATGATAAATCCTGTAGATAACTTAATTCCTCAATTTGCTAAAGCAGGAGCTACTTTTATTACTTTTCATCCAGAAGCAACTCTGCATATTGAACGTACGATAAGTTTAATCAAAGAATATGGTTGTAAAGTAGGACTAGCTTTGAATCCAGCTACATCACTTAATTTTCTTGATTATATTTTAGAAAAATTAGATTTAATTTTATTAATGTCAGTAAATCCAGGATTTGGAAATCAGTCTTTTTTACCCTCTACATTTAAAAAATTAAATCAAGTAAGAAAAATTCTCGATGCTCATTGTTCTGACATTCTTTTAGAAGTAGATGGAGGAGTAAAATTAGAAAATATTGCTGAAATAGCATTTTCAGGAGCTAATGTTTTTGTCATTGGATCTGGAATATTTAAACATCCTAATTATGATTTAATTATTAAAAAAATTAGACAAGAATTGCAGCATGCTCATACACGATCTATTCATTAA
- the aroB gene encoding 3-dehydroquinate synthase, translated as MEQLKVVLGKRSYPISIGSGIIQEDNIFWPLKPGDQAMLVTNKTLANLLKDKVFYHLRKSGIKIDQVVLSDGEQYKTLNEMELIISALLEKQHSRDTTLIALGGGVIGDLTGFAASVYQRGVRFIQIPTTLLSQVDASVGGKTSVNHLLGKNMIGTFWQPSSVIIDIDCLKTLPRTELVSGIAEIIKYAIIFDENFFIWLEKNIEKILSLDYSAMSYCVKKCCQLKSQLISLDERENNFRALLNLGHTYGHAIEVHAGYGNWLHGEAISVGIVMAARTAELLGYLKKTDFKRILILLKRTGLPIKGPKNMSAASYIPYMMRDKKVISGEIRLVLPLSIGKAEIYSNIDKNIILTAIKDSQ; from the coding sequence GTGGAACAGTTGAAAGTTGTTCTAGGAAAACGTAGCTATCCAATTAGTATCGGATCAGGTATTATTCAAGAAGACAATATTTTTTGGCCTTTAAAACCAGGAGATCAAGCAATGCTAGTGACTAATAAAACACTAGCTAATCTTTTAAAAGATAAAGTTTTTTATCATTTAAGAAAATCTGGAATAAAAATAGATCAAGTAGTGCTCTCAGATGGAGAACAGTATAAAACATTAAATGAAATGGAGTTAATAATTTCTGCTTTATTAGAAAAGCAACATTCACGAGATACTACGTTAATTGCATTAGGTGGAGGTGTAATAGGAGATTTAACAGGTTTTGCTGCTTCTGTTTATCAAAGAGGGGTGCGTTTTATTCAAATACCAACTACTCTTTTATCTCAAGTTGATGCTTCTGTTGGTGGAAAAACATCAGTTAATCATTTACTAGGTAAAAATATGATCGGTACTTTTTGGCAACCATCATCTGTAATTATCGATATTGATTGTTTAAAAACACTTCCTCGTACTGAATTAGTATCTGGTATAGCAGAAATTATTAAATACGCGATTATTTTTGATGAAAATTTTTTTATCTGGTTAGAGAAAAATATTGAAAAAATTCTATCTCTTGATTATTCAGCAATGTCTTATTGTGTTAAAAAATGTTGTCAATTAAAATCACAATTGATTTCTCTTGATGAAAGAGAAAATAATTTTAGAGCATTATTAAATTTAGGTCATACTTATGGTCATGCCATTGAAGTTCATGCTGGTTATGGTAATTGGCTTCATGGTGAAGCAATATCAGTAGGAATTGTTATGGCTGCGCGTACTGCTGAGTTATTAGGATATTTGAAAAAAACAGATTTTAAAAGAATATTAATTTTATTAAAAAGAACTGGGTTGCCTATAAAAGGACCGAAAAATATGTCAGCTGCTTCATATATTCCTTATATGATGCGAGATAAAAAAGTTATTTCAGGAGAAATTAGACTAGTTTTGCCACTATCTATTGGAAAAGCTGAAATTTATAGCAATATAGATAAGAATATTATTTTAACTGCAATTAAAGATTCTCAATAA
- the aroK gene encoding shikimate kinase AroK, whose translation MAEKRNIFLVGPMGAGKSTIGRQLSQQLNMEFFDSDQEIEKRTGADINWVFDVEGEMGFRIREKKIIDELTTKQGIILATGGGSVKFKETRNFLSARGIVIYLETTIEKQLSRTKRDKKRPLLQTATSNRTILENLARERNPLYKEIADVTIQTDEKSAKSVAFHIISLLEKI comes from the coding sequence ATGGCAGAAAAACGAAATATCTTTCTAGTTGGACCTATGGGCGCAGGAAAAAGTACTATTGGTCGTCAATTATCTCAGCAATTAAATATGGAGTTTTTTGACTCAGATCAAGAAATTGAAAAACGTACTGGTGCTGATATAAATTGGGTTTTTGACGTAGAAGGTGAAATGGGCTTTCGCATAAGAGAAAAAAAAATTATTGATGAATTAACAACTAAACAAGGTATTATTCTTGCTACAGGAGGAGGATCAGTTAAATTCAAAGAAACTCGTAATTTTTTATCTGCTAGAGGAATTGTAATTTATTTAGAGACAACAATTGAAAAACAATTATCGCGTACTAAGAGAGATAAAAAAAGACCTTTATTACAAACTGCCACATCTAATCGTACTATATTAGAAAATTTAGCTCGTGAAAGAAATCCTCTATATAAAGAAATTGCAGATGTCACAATCCAAACCGATGAAAAAAGCGCTAAATCTGTAGCTTTTCATATTATTAGTTTATTAGAAAAAATATAA
- the deoD gene encoding purine-nucleoside phosphorylase, whose amino-acid sequence MSTPHIDSKINDFSDIVLMPGDPVRAKYIAEKYLNNYIQINSTRLMLAYSGFYKNRKVSVMSHGIGIPSASLYVRELFLNYHVKKIIRIGTCGAVRDDIQLRDIVIGMGASTDSKVNRIRFNNHDFAAIADFDMMCHIVKIANLMNVKVSIGNFFTTDSFYNDNEKMLYILKKYNIIGVDMETAGIYAMAAECRAKALSICTVSDHIVNKKYLSSKDRESSFNNMIKIALESTLDL is encoded by the coding sequence GTGTCTACGCCTCATATTGATAGTAAAATCAATGATTTTTCAGATATAGTACTTATGCCAGGAGATCCAGTACGAGCAAAATATATTGCTGAAAAATATTTAAATAATTATATTCAAATAAATAGTACTCGTTTAATGTTGGCTTATTCTGGATTTTATAAAAATAGAAAAGTATCAGTAATGAGCCATGGAATAGGGATACCATCAGCTTCTCTTTATGTAAGAGAATTATTTCTAAATTACCATGTGAAAAAAATTATTCGTATAGGAACCTGTGGTGCTGTACGAGATGATATACAGTTGCGAGACATAGTTATTGGCATGGGTGCATCTACTGATTCTAAGGTTAATAGAATAAGATTTAATAATCATGATTTTGCTGCTATTGCAGATTTTGATATGATGTGTCATATAGTAAAAATTGCAAATTTAATGAATGTTAAAGTATCTATTGGAAATTTTTTTACGACAGATTCTTTTTATAATGATAATGAAAAGATGCTTTATATTTTAAAGAAATATAATATCATTGGAGTTGATATGGAGACTGCTGGAATATATGCCATGGCTGCTGAATGTCGAGCGAAAGCATTATCAATATGCACAGTATCTGATCATATTGTCAATAAAAAATATCTTTCTTCTAAAGATAGAGAATCTAGTTTTAACAATATGATTAAGATTGCATTAGAATCTACTTTAGATTTATAA